The genomic DNA CTTCCCGGTGCCCGAAATCAAATCCGATGAGATTCTAGTGAGACTATACTCATCAGGAGTATGTCATTCAGACTTGTCAGCTATTAAAGGATCATGGGGAAGTAAAATGCAAGTCCAAGTTGCTGGTCATGAGGGCTATGGATACATTGTCAAGCATGGCTCGCTTGTTGATCCTACTGCTTATCCATTGGGAACCAAAGTGGGAGTTCCTCTTCTCTACAACCCCTGTAGAACTTGTAGTGCTTGTCTTATTCCAGATGGTGAGGCGTTCTGTCTCAAGTCCAAATTCTACTCGACTCATATCAATGGAACCTGGCAGCAGTACGTGAATATCCACTCGCAATATGTGATTCCTGTACCAGATATTTCCAAAGAGCACGAGAATGAAATTGGTCCTATTCTCTGCGGTGGTTTGACTGTGTACAGAGGAATCAAGAGTTCCCAAGCTCGTGCTGGTAAGACTATTGTTGTGACTGGTGCAGGTGGCGGTCTAGGATCATTGGCCATTCAGTATGCCACGGCAATTGGCTTGCGTGTGATTGCAATTGatactggtgctgataaGGAAGCATTAACCAAAAAGCTTGGTGCTGAAGTATTTATCGACTATGCCAAGGAGAAGGACATTGTCAGTGCAGTGAAGAATGCCACTGGAGGTCTTGGTGCTCATGTGGTTTTGTCATTGGCTCCATCTGAGGCTTCTTATAACCAGACATTGCATTATTTGGCTGTCCAGGGTACTTTGATCTGTATTGGTCTTCCCAAGGTAGGTGTCAACCTGACCTTCCCTCCCATGCTGGCTATCATGAAGGGTATTCGTATTATTGGTTCTCTTGTGGGTACCCGAAATGATATCCTCGAGGCTCTTGATTTCCTTGCTAGAGATAAGGTTCATCCATCAATCACTGTTCACCCTATTGAGGATATTCAGGCCATCTTGGATAGGATGGATAAGGGTCAATTGCCAGGACGTGCTGTGATTACCTTTGATTAGTTAGATGCCTTTGAGGTAGTTGTTAGTCTACATAGTTTTATATACTGTAGTTTGTGAATCGCATTGTATTTGCTGTTCTATAAGTGTAAGTGATAAAAAacattaaaataaaagatttACGATGGATCAAATGGTTTACTGATAAGTTTATTCACTAACTGTGAATAAGCTTTGCACTTAATATCTACTGTGTACGTGATTTAGTGTAAGTGATTGAGCATTAGTGTAGGTGATTGTGCATTTGTACTAATACCTGTACATGATTTAGCATGTATAAATGGTTGACATAAAATCCATAAAAAGaagtttttcttttttaattttttatttttggagCTAGAATTTTAATAATTGGCT from Sugiyamaella lignohabitans strain CBS 10342 chromosome D, complete sequence includes the following:
- the ADH2 gene encoding alcohol dehydrogenase ADH2 (Glucose-repressible alcohol dehydrogenase II; catalyzes the conversion of ethanol to acetaldehyde; involved in the production of certain carboxylate esters; regulated by ADR1; GO_component: GO:0005737 - cytoplasm [Evidence IEA,IEA]; GO_component: GO:0005737 - cytoplasm [Evidence IDA] [PMID 11914276]; GO_component: GO:0005737 - cytoplasm [Evidence IDA] [PMID 14562095]; GO_function: GO:0004022 - alcohol dehydrogenase (NAD) activity [Evidence IEA]; GO_function: GO:0004022 - alcohol dehydrogenase (NAD) activity [Evidence IDA] [PMID 3546317]; GO_function: GO:0046872 - metal ion binding [Evidence IEA]; GO_function: GO:0016491 - oxidoreductase activity [Evidence IEA,IEA]; GO_function: GO:0008270 - zinc ion binding [Evidence IEA]; GO_process: GO:0006116 - NADH oxidation [Evidence IDA] [PMID 3546317]; GO_process: GO:0000947 - amino acid catabolic process to alcohol via Ehrlich pathway [Evidence IGI] [PMID 12499363]; GO_process: GO:0006067 - ethanol metabolic process [Evidence IDA] [PMID 3546317]; GO_process: GO:0055114 - oxidation-reduction process [Evidence IEA,IEA]), giving the protein MVEQPTSYEIPKTQKAAVVTQYGEDFKVEVQTDFPVPEIKSDEILVRLYSSGVCHSDLSAIKGSWGSKMQVQVAGHEGYGYIVKHGSLVDPTAYPLGTKVGVPLLYNPCRTCSACLIPDGEAFCLKSKFYSTHINGTWQQYVNIHSQYVIPVPDISKEHENEIGPILCGGLTVYRGIKSSQARAGKTIVVTGAGGGLGSLAIQYATAIGLRVIAIDTGADKEALTKKLGAEVFIDYAKEKDIVSAVKNATGGLGAHVVLSLAPSEASYNQTLHYLAVQGTLICIGLPKVGVNLTFPPMLAIMKGIRIIGSLVGTRNDILEALDFLARDKVHPSITVHPIEDIQAILDRMDKGQLPGRAVITFD